The proteins below are encoded in one region of Triticum aestivum cultivar Chinese Spring chromosome 1B, IWGSC CS RefSeq v2.1, whole genome shotgun sequence:
- the LOC123092227 gene encoding protein trichome birefringence-like 33 gives MVATESAYIICPPLRNFALLPPSSRSPHSASKEIDQGIIISTRDMMVKAPAHSSSSAAAAAATFSLVAKKARLSPFILLSLLFMLLFSFLYGEELAALIGQRAGRHSAHFDVSVNREHQQPPDGSGVEDGWQRKKKRWQGRLAFAVNDEDEDEECDVFSGSWVQDEEAHPLYREEECPYIQPQLTCQAQGRPDRGYQSWRWQPHDCTLPAFNPTQMLETLRNKRMMFVGDSLNRGQFTSMVCLLQSAIPSPEAKSFEMSPDQQHTVFTAREYNATVEFYWAPFLLQSNADDAVVHKISDRMVRNGSISHHGHHWEGADVLVFNTYLWWCTGLRFRVMNGPIAEAREEDAVWVSTEEAYGMAFRDMLQWVRDKMDFNTTRVFFTSMSPTHGKSQDWGDAPGGNCYNETAMIEDAGYWGTDGRRSVMRVIREILDGDGADVPLTFLNVTQLSMYRKDAHTSIYKKQWNPLTPEQVADPRTYADCVHWCLPGLQDTWNELLYSKLFYP, from the exons ATGGTGGCAACTGAATCAGCCTATATAATATGTCCCCCACTTAGGAACTTTGCACTGCTGCCACCATCATCACGCTCTCCGCATTCTGCAAGCAAAGAGATTGATCAGGGGATCATCATATCGACCAGGGATATGATGGTGAAGGCGCCTGCCCACTCCTCgtcctcggccgccgccgccgcggccaccttCTCGCTGGTCGCCAAGAAGGCGCGGCTCTCGCCGTTCATCCTGCTGTCGCTGCTCTTCATgctcctcttctccttcctctacgGGGAAGAGCTGGCGGCGCTCATCGGCCAGCGAGCTGGTCGACATTCGGCGCACTTCGACGTCAGCGTCAACCGCGAGCATCAGCAGCCGCCCG ATGGATCGGGGGTGGAGGATGggtggcagaggaagaagaagaggtggcaGGGGAGGCTGGCGTTCGCGGTgaacgacgaggacgaggacgaggagtgCGACGTGTTCTCGGGGAGCTGGGTGCAGGACGAGGAGGCGCACCCGCTGTACCGGGAGGAGGAGTGCCCCTACATCCAGCCGCAGCTCACCTGCCAGGCGCAGGGGCGCCCCGACAGGGGCTACCAGTCCTGGCGATGGCAGCCGCACGACTGCACCCTCCCCGC TTTCAACCCGACGCAGATGCTGGAGACGCTGCGGAACAAGCGGATGATGTTCGTGGGCGACTCGCTGAACCGCGGGCAGTTCACGTCCATGGTGTGCCTCCTCCAGTCCGCCATCCCGTCCCCGGAGGCCAAGTCCTTCGAGATGTCCCCCGACCAGCAGCACACCGTGTTCACCGCCAGGGAGTACAACGCGACGGTGGAGTTCTACTGGGCGCCCTTCCTGCTGCAGTCCAACGCGGACGACGCCGTGGTGCACAAGATCTCCGACCGCATGGTGCGCAACGGCTCCATCTCCCACCACGGCCACCACTGGGAGGGCGCCGACGTGCTGGTCTTCAACACCTACCTCTGGTGGTGCACCGGGCTGCGCTTCAGGGTCATGAACGGGCCGATCGCGGAGGCCAGGGAGGAGGACGCGGTGTGGGTGTCGACCGAGGAGGCCTACGGCATGGCGTTCCGCGACATGCTGCAGTGGGTGAGGGACAAGATGGACTTCAACACCACCAGGGTCTTCTTCACCAGCATGTCGCCCACCCACGGCAAGAGCCAGGACTGGGGGGACGCGCCGGGGGGCAACTGCTACAACGAGACGGCGATGATCGAGGACGCCGGGTACTGGGGCACGGACGGGCGGCGGAGCGTGATGCGGGTGATCAGGGAGATCCTCGACGGCGACGGCGCCGACGTGCCGCTCACGTTCCTCAACGTGACGCAGCTGTCCATGTACCGCAAGGACGCGCACACCTCCATCTACAAGAAGCAGTGGAACCCGCTGACGCCGGAGCAGGTCGCCGACCCCAGGACCTACGCCGACTGCGTCCACTGGTGCCTCCCGGGGCTCCAGGACACGTGGAACGAACTCCTCTACTCCAAGCTCTTCTACCCTTGA